The following nucleotide sequence is from Aedes albopictus strain Foshan unplaced genomic scaffold, AalbF5 HiC_scaffold_472, whole genome shotgun sequence.
ACGGCAGACGTGGCCACCATCGGTAGCCAACAGGTTCGCCCTGGTCGGCGAAGGCAGCTCCCGCACAACACCACACATTCGCGCCAAATGAGAATCAGGATTATGATTATTCATGATGTGCAAATGAGCTAGCGCAGAAAACGGGATCGCTTTTGCTGCTGTGGCACCACTAAATATAATCGAAGCTGAATGCACAGTGCACAGTGAATTGCAGcgtaaatgaataaaaaaaacttcccaTTCCCGTTCAGACGATACGATGGTCAATGCAAATGTTGCCTGCCACCAGCCCGCAGATATCGTGAGCGGAGTTCTCCGTCCTGCATTCTCCGTGAAAACATGTTGAAAGGGGTCAGTTTGCAATGGGATTGGCCTCAGTAGCGCCACTGTGGACTAAAAGCGCGAAATCTGTTATAAAAGTTTATGATAAGTATTTCCGAATCAATTCCAACAAATAGATGAGCTATACTTACCGCACTTTGTCACTTGGCCATTTCTAAATATTCAGACACGTCCTTGAGATCGCGCAGATACATTGGTATATACAAACCACCGTGAGCGAGCGATTACATCATCACTCCATCCCCGTTACCCCTATTTACCAGTATTCTGTCTTATCAGGTGCCGTTCTTGCCAAAGATTACATGGGTCACTAATGTAAGTGCAAATGATCTGGATATACTTTCGTCAAATTACCCACCCAAGACGTAAACCTATCCTTTTCGGATTTTGCAGCAAAGCTTGAGTATCGACCAGAGGAGAAGGACGTTCCTCTGCAGCTGACCTACTGAACTGATACCAAAATATCGACTGATGACTCTCAAAACCTTCCGATGGAAACAATGATTCATTTAAATGTAAGGATTTCGTTTTCCGGGGGTGTATCAATGAAGTACCGATAGATGTTGGTGATCATCAACACTCGAGTAGATTTAAAATTTATTCGATATACCAATTATTATTATTGCACAAACATTTTGGTGCCTGACAGCACTGCTCAAATAGAGTTGCGTAAACTCTAATAAGTAATTTCGGTTTATCAAAGATGGTTGTAAAATCATTTTTTCCCTTCACTGCCATTTTCAGAACTGTTGAGtagaaattgtttgatttgaaaTACAAGTTATTTCTTACAATactttacttcacttttgcaatagaaaaaaatagaaaagaataaCTTAAAAAATTAACACTAGTAAGACCgttgttttttttctaattttgtcTGCAATTTACGGACTTCTCCAGAAGTGTCACTCGAAATCGAAGCATGGGGTTTCCATCAGGGTTTTCTTAagtagctggcaacactggtctTACAGGATTACACATATAAGTAAATTTACAGTTTTCATTGCAAAATGACAAATTTGGATGCTCAGCAAAATTAGTTGAGGGTATCACGTGCTatgcagttttttttaatgaaatgatacaaaattatctgaaactagctgtccccggcaaacttaaTCTTGCCTACTGCGAATTTTTAACGTTTCAAGtcccgggcccatatagccgaggcggtaaacgcacgggtattcagcatgaccatgctgagggtgacgggttcgattcccggtcggtccaggatcttttcgtaaaggaaatttccttgacttccttgggcatagagtatcttcgtgcctgccacacgatatacacatgcaaaatggtcattggcagaggaagctctcagttaataactgtggaagtgctcatagaacactaagctgagaagcaggctttgtcccaggaggacgttacgccaagaagagagagagagagtcccGGTCCAGGTTCAAAACGTATGGAAAATCGATTGTCAAAAACTCTcaacttttccatgtttttttggttcataaaccttccttgggtgaaaacgaacagaacaaaacttatacGACCCAAATCTGactttccgttcgcaagttatgcgcggtcccacgtatgccactgcatttttatatatatagataatagaCTGGCAACAATACTGTAACAAAATGAGCATATCATATTTCCTATTCGACAGACATTTTCTTCACTAGCTGGCAACACTTCCGAACTATGTTAATCCAGCTAAATATCCAGCACTGGTCGCAAATCAGAATGGGATGCGACGGTCAATaagtacagtactggacgaaataaagtgcgcatttgctgtattccatacaaaatgcttatGTTAAGAGTGTCGAATCTCAGCTTCTAGTGCGCCGATTGATCTCAAATTTTGTTTGGACATTCGTAATAACTTGAAATTtgacctgtgaaaaaaaaaacaattctgaaCAAAGCTTTCTAAATTTTCGCAAAATTcccatttcaagaaaaaatagCTGAACTgagatttttgaatgattttgtaAACGAATAACTTGaagtaaatgatttttttttcagaaaagttgTGTGTTCCGTTAGACTAATCAATTTTGCAAAATAACATATTTAACTGAAAATTGAAATTTCGGAATTATTCCAATAtgaaaatttctctatttttcttGAAATAGGAATTTTgcgatattttaaaaagttttgctcagaaatattttcttttttcgCATATCAAATTTCAAGTTACAACGAATGTCCAAACAAAATTTGGCATCATTCGATGCACACGAAGCAGAGATTCGACCCTCTAAACATTAGTATTTCGTATGAGAAGCTGCCAATGCGCACTTTATTTCGTCCAGTACTGTATAATCAAGAGTTTAATGAGGTAATACCTAAGGAAGACCCAAATCAAGGATCAAAACGTCGGATGATTTGGAATTATTCCGCTTTCAATTTACTTGGACAGAAATCCAACCATTGATGGACAACTTCAGCAATGTATAGTTTTTCTGGCGATGTTCGATAGTAAATGACAGCCATTTTGAGGATTTTGCCAACTTTCGACTGTAGTGCCATGGGTCACACAGTATTTCCAGTCACACTGACGAAATAGAACAGAGTTAAGCTGCATTTTTCGGTTCCATTGCAAGACAATGTGATGTTTAGCAAACCTTCTCTATGCGAATTTGTTACAGCTAGTCTAGTACCATAGCACAGACAAGCGcagggtgtcgactacctggaaaaacctggaaagtcagggaatgtcagggaatttatttttggacctggaaaatcagggaaagtcagggaattttattGATGGTCAGGGAAAATTGTTCATGATAATCATAAAACGATGTATTCGAGTTACACAACATGTTATGGAATTTGAAATTACAAATTTATTAAGACTTAAGAAGATAAAAACACAATAAAATAGAAAAGACATTCTCTTTTAGATGTTATATTCCTAAAAAGCATTTAAAAAGTGTCAGCTATTTCAAGATGATAACTACGTAACGAAGACAAAATTAGGCCTGtcgataaactacgtagattcttaGGAGGTAATCTTATTTAAggattcaaccgatttcaatgaatgcTTTCAATGACTTCAGAGAGTTTAGCAAGCAAACCCGTACGAATTTTCGAAAGCGCTTGATGGAGCttttaaaagtatttttggaacATAAATGTGGTGCATTTCCGAGAAAAAAACACTAtactctttgagaatttttcacgGAAACTTACACAGATCATGAAGGTGTTTTTGACAAATTAGGAAATATTTTAAAGTGCATTCAGATATTCTCAATACATGTACTTATTTACATTAGTATCAAACATAATATTgcagaacttttggatgaatttcttgctGAAGGATTTTTGTAGAGTGCTCGACGGATTttatttcgagttttttttttcattatgaacTTGCGAAATTTGCGACATAATCGCAGCCACAAATTCTGAACATCTGAAGTAGTTctaactaataaaacaaaattaagATGTCATTATAATAATGTTCAAGGAGTAATGTGTTTTGAATACCCTAGATGTAATCTTggcgttattaaaaaaaaatgttagttggTCTTCTTAAAGAACTTTTATCTAAAttagggaatttttggtggactTGTCAAAAGTTATTTCCAGCACAGCGTATCAGGTTGAAGAATTCTGAACAAATACTGTATATATGCCTTAAATCTATTGGAAAAAATCTGGTGCagttcacttgttttttttttttctttctatttttcCACTCCTAGACAAAAgcaggaaaattcagaaaattgaatttcatctcaTGAGCAGACACACTTAAGCTTGgatttacatgacctggaattttttagtgaaagtgactggaaagtcaggcaaagtcagggaatttgatttgcaaaattgagtcgacaccctgAAGCGTCTCTTACGGGCGATGGGCGCTTAGTGTGACTGTCTGGGTCAAAATGAACCCCATTGCACCACTAGGGTTAATTAGGAGTAGCTGGAAACGCCCACAACGCGTTTAAATAAATGGTGCAGAATTGGAATAGAAGTTGTCAACACTGCTGTATCTTGAAAACATTAATCTAAGTTAAGGTTATTTCGAAAGATAAGCAGTCAAATAATGATTTTAAATTAAGCGCCAAGTATCATACCATCGAGTGTTCTATATTCGTTTCTATAAATTCAGAATTTTTCAAATTATTCCCGAATTCTCATATTACCTTCCGGGGGATTTTCATGTAAGAATACTTTAaaaaaggggcccatatagccgaagcggtaaacgcacgggtattcagcatgaccatgctgagggtgatgggttcgattcccggtcggtccaggatcttttcgtaaaggaaatttccttgacttccttgggcatagagtatcttcgtgcctgccacacgatatacacatgcaaaatggtcattggcagaggaagctctcagttaaaaactgtggaagtgctcattgaacactaagctgagaagcaggctttgtcccagtgaggacgttacggtaagaagaagaagaagaagaagaagaagaagaagaagaagaagaagaagaagaagaagaagaagaagaagaagaagaagaatactttaaaaaaatattataattttctgttgcaaaCATCTAAAAGGCATTCAAGCTCCCAATGCGAATGCTAAAGAATGTTATAGAAACatttcggaaaattttcaaacattcgGCTTGGTTATCTCCCATCGGTCGTCGTGTATTGAGCTTTATTGCGTTCCACTGCACTGGGTCATGGCAAATTTGTTGCAACAAAATTCGTCCATTCTTATATTGATTTCAGATAAAGGACTTCATTTTTGCTTCTACGAGGTCAGTGTTGGCAGCAATCAAACAGGTCTTGGGAAACAACGCTTAATGATGGAATGGCAATAGCGTCACACTACAAATTTAATAAACATTTGAATTGTATATCTCACTTTGAAACTGAAACATCCCGCTGTATTACACTCGACATTTTCAGTGTAGccagaaataaaaaataatactGCATCAAAGTATGGCACAGAGGTTGTTGTTTGCCGTCCTTTGAAACATTCGAATTTGTTATTTTGTGTCAAAACCGGAATACTTCCCAGCAATAAATGttacttaacctttcaggacgcacgcctacatacatttatttgttccacatcattaagacaagacataatcaacaatagtacgccacaatactcggtttgtggctgccgctctccatcctcggtcacgtccaatgctcgccaagtcacgctccacctggtccgcccatcgtgctctctgcgctccacgccttcttgtgccaaccggatccgttgcaaacaccagctttgcagggttgtatccttccggctttggccaccttctggatgctgggttcgccgtaaagtgcagcgagctcgtggttcattcttctccgccacacaccgttctcctgcacaccgccgaagatcgttcttagcacgcgtcgctcgaaaactccgagtgcttgtaggtcctcctcgagcatggtccatgtctcgtgcccgtagaggatcaccggtcttattagcgttttgtacatggtgcatttggtgcgtgggtgaacctttttcgaccgcagtttcttctggagcccgtagtaggcccgacttccactgatgatgcgccttcgaatttcacggctcacgttgttgtcagccgtcagtaaggatccgaggtagacgaattcctccaccacctcgaaagtagccccgtctatcgtaacattactacccagacggatccggtcgtgttcggttccgcctaccagcatgtactttgtttttgaggcattcaccaccagtccgacctttgctacttcgcgtttcaggcgggtgtacagttctgccaccgttccaaatgttctagcgataatgtccatgtcgtccgcaaagcacacaaattgaccggattttgtgaaaatcgttccccggctgttgagcccggctcgtcgcatcacacctggTTCTGGTTCTCAACTTGAATGTTTTCctggaaaatgtattcactgcactgcactgtacagtgtatacattttcactgcgatagtttcagttttgaacgagaaaattgctttcgaattttcaatgatgacgattatgtcaatatcgaattcttcaaccttaacCTCCAAAGTTTTTGCTGAATGATCTACGTCTGTTGTCCAAGGTTGAAGTCGTTCACGAAGTCATGCTTGGCTTCCGTATAACAATGTCAGTAAACTTTGTAATAACGAAATGTTTTGTATGGAAAATCCTGAATTCTGGTTAAAAAAAACACGAGCCCACAAAAATTTTGTCTgcaaaatatcttgaaaattaatttcagatttttttgattCAGATTCAATTGGAATTACAAACACTTTCAAAAATTTAacattaagggcccatatagccgaggcggtaaacgcacgggtattcagcatgaccatgctgagggtgtcgggttcgattcccggtcggtccaggatcttttcgtataggaaatttccttgacttccttgggcatagagtatcttcgtgcctgccacacgatatacacatgcaaaatggttattggcagaggaagctctcagttaataactgtggaagtgctcatagaacactaagctgagaagcaggctttgtcccagtgaggacgttacgccaagaagaggagaggaggattatGTCAATGACAGATTCTTCAACCTTAAAGGTGTCATGAAGATTAGGTGATTGAATCTACTGCGTTTAGTGAGCTAAACTCTCATGACATATTTCGTTTTTCTACTCGCATCTATCACAAACTAATCATCAAATCGGCCACACCGAGTTTCGTCGCCATTTTCTGATCACTACCCCACAGTGACCGTCCCCATGACCgcctcgtcgtcgtcatcagcCAGGAAGTGCATCTCCGTTCGTTCCTATGATTGCTCGGTGAATGAGGGGCAGACTCGAAGAAGCTGACACATAGCCACGCCTCGGAAATTTGAACTTCATACTAAAACACCAAGCAGTTGCTGCCGCTGATGGTTCGCAAAGGAACCCGCACTTGCGCTCGCTCTCATCGAATCGCATCGCGCGCTGCGCTGCTGCCTATCTTCGGCTGTTAATCTTTTCCCGATATGATGAATGAATAATGATGCGAAATTTTTCGGGGGCACCTTCCGCCCCGTGTAGTGACCGCTCGCCGTCGCCATCGCCGTTGCTGCTGAGTCGTTCTGGAAGGCTGGAAGCGGAAGCTCTGCATGAACAAAAAGTGCTGATCCAAATTCTCCTGGGGGACGGACAGCGACGCTTCTCCGTATAGGTACGAATCGACTGCGCGCGTGAGGACCGTGTTGATTATTTATGAATTTTGCGCGCGATAGAATGGCGTACATAAATTTCCTTAATGCTGTCGTCAACAACCGATCCCAGTCAACGATGGTGGCGATGCCTTGAACGAGCTGACGATAACCAACcactgtgctgctgctgctgctgccagaaCGGCGAGCCTAGTCGGGGGTGCGTGTGGGTgggcgtcgtcgtcgccgtcttgTGGACACCTACGCGGACGGGGTTCTACCACCCCACGGTTGCTGAGGTAGTAGATTTAGATGGTTGGCAGGCTGGAAGTCAAGTGGCGAACCTGTTCGGCAGGTCTTGGACAGTTCTCAGTGGAACGATTAGGTTGTGTGAAGGGCAGGGGGTTATTTCTCGCGAGGTCGACTGAATTTGCGCAGGATTTATTTGTAATCTCGGCATCGATAAAATCTTTTTCATCGATATTATTATATAATGAGATACTACAAGTGTTCGGGTGTTTCTCGTATGACAGTTCCCTAGGTCGTTCAAGTCTTTGCCATAATACTCCTTCCACCTTTCTATCACCACATTCCCGTTCGTCAGAACACGCCAATCCAATCAGTATTCCTGTGCATCGCAATTCGCTTCTCAGAAAATTCGCAATAGTTTTATTTCATGTAAGACATGTAATAAAACGCGATGCCTTAATAAATCGGTCGTGAATCCTGAATGATATCATACAGACTTTGAATTACATTGATGTAGAATATGTTTCATGCTGATACCACAAATTATTCACTCTTACCGACCCCCATTCGTCTACACACAGACTCTAACGAAATTTAGCGAAGCGATTATGGTCTCCTACGCTCTTCCCCACGTGAGTATGCCAAATCTAGACAGCAACACCTCCACACCGCCGAGCCGAGCCGCCCCGCCATGTGGGTAGAGGTATGCAAAAAAAAAGTCCAGAATCAACCTCAGGCAAAGTTGTTTTTATTTTCTGTctgccatttcttttttttttgcgttttccaGTTTTTTCGGGCTCTTATACTCGTCTCGCGTCGGTGGAATCGGCGGCGGTGGCGGTATACGTTCAACGACCACCGGAATCCCGTCGAACGCGCTGCCGGGTGACCGAGCGAGCGAGGTGGGCTCTGTGCTAGCTCGACCGACCTGGGACTGGGATGTGTATAATTGTATTATGTTggtccgccgtcgtcgtcggtttgGTGGGGCGGACGACGCAGGAGGATGACATGATGGGCACAGAACTCGCATGAATTATACTTTGTAATCCTCCCGGGAAGggttcagaggtttttttttcgctCCCTTTCGGTGATGAACTGAAAATACACCTCTATACTTGTGGCGGTGGCTGATGCGGCGGCGTCGGCAACGAAACAGAGAAGGAGAAAGTAACGAGTACGTATTACAATGTCGACGACGGCGAGCATATTTTGTTATGTTTATCCAAATTATGAACGCCGAGGGAGGGAAGTGGAATCGTTCTTTTTTTCGGGTGCTTTAATCTTGTGCCTTAACAAATTGCATGTGTTtgaagtaaatctggggtttgcGGAAGCGGTGGAAATTTTTGTACACAAATTGCTGATGGGAGTTGTTGATACGAGACGATGTTGACAGAAGTTTTAAAAGGTATTTTGAATTGAGTTTGTCTGTCATTTGGGTTTGGCGGAAAGGAAGGTTGGTGAAATATATTAAATTCGTAGCTGAACACAtctatctgaaaaaaatatttaaaaaatcacgtAGTCAAACTATGTATATGGGAGTTCCCGTACAAGAGAGATGTGTCATTTCAACTCATTGAAATTGCAAAACTATGTTGCAATGAATTGGTGAGGTGAAGCATCATTGATAACATAATGATGTTCCCACCAAcattccgacatccgcatgaatttgtgcagacgcagaggtatattcggtctgatgtggatacaaacgattgcgatcatcacttccttccccttccccacattgacctgcatcctgacgtggcaggcgccattgtcgcccaaaaatagcagatcatcaacgctcacacactgaagatgcctgttagtccccggcagatatctcgttGGTtcattgtgtgagtgtagctggtctggcgatactggagtagcatccacgggcagtcaatcaagctcaaggtgTGAACAATTAGgtttagttaaaattcacgaataaaaagaaatttaaagaaaaatcttCAACAGCTTCTCCCTAATGTGTCAGCAAGTCTACAACTGTGGGTCATCCGTAACGCTTTGAGGGAGGGGAATGTGTGACAAATAATGAACTAATTACAGGAAAATCCCGTAGAAAAGAAAGGTGTGAAAATTCCTATACTTACGTGACATGCTTAATTGATATTCCTCTTGCGAACAAAGTTTGTACTTACTTCTTGAAATCCACTAAAACGCCCTAAGGGAGCAtgtattaagtacgtcacggtaatATTGGGAGTTTTCAACCCTCGATCCCCCCCTTCGTACTTTTTTATGCTTATACAtttcttgtcacactttcacaaatccCCGCTCCAAGCGTAACGTACTTTATGAATGCCCCTTAAAAATATTATGTGGTAtgtgtggcttttcagtcttcgaatgagtgtaatcagttttgtaccttttaattccgccttatcctttgacagatacgcgtatttcgactaccacttgttattttcctcagtgtcagtgtcagttatatgaataactgacactgagcaagatttcaagtggtagtcgaaatacgcgtatctgtcaaaggataaggcggaattaaaaggtacaaaactgattacactcattcgaagagggtattctgtttagcagattcgaaaagtcggtacaaagttctcagtcttgacaaaatcaaaacgctgttattctattttgtccgacgtttcggtccgtttgggaccttcttcagagaCTCAAAGTTGGCACTCCGGAATTTAGTACCCCACCCGATCAGTGGTGATCGTTCTCGGGTTGGGTATCAAATTTCGGAGTGCTAACTTTGGACCAAGTTTTGTTACCGATAGGGAATCCGATTTGGCTGCGATAGTGCGGGAAAACTCGATTCATGTGACAGTTGAAGGCTCTGCCATACCATACTGGATAAGAGCGCTGTAATTATTGAGTCCAAAACGGAgcaaaacgtcggacaaaatgaaataacagcgttttgattttgtcaagactaaaAAGCCGGTCTCTTCTTCATAATCTTTGAAGCTAACCTGAATtattttgttatatatttttcCCTCAATCTGCACCCTCATTAATCGACACATTTCTAACAACCGTCCCTTATCTATATCTTCTTCCGCAGACGAAAAAGCACAGCCCGGGTCACATAAAACGCCCGATGAACCCGTTCATGGTGTGGAGCCAGATCGAGCGGCGCAAGATCTGCGAAGTCACCCCAGACATGCACAATGCCGTCATCAGCAAAAATCTGGGCGCCCGCTGGAAGGCCCTCAGCGAAGCCGAACGGCAGCCCTTCATCGACGAAGCGGAACGGCTACGGCAGCTGCACACCAAGGAGTACCCGAACTACAAATACCGTCCAAAGAAGAAGCAGGTCAAGGGTTCGAGCAAGAGTAGCAGCGGCAACAGTACCGGATCATCTTCAGCTTCGTCCTCGCCGGTATCGTCCACCTCGTCGCGGGATAGCTGTGCCAGCTCGACCTCgtcttcgtcatcgtcgtcgtcgtcatcgtcctccTCATCATCGTCCTCGTCGTCCGGAAAGCCACGGCCAAACCGGCGCAGCAATGGCAAAGTCAACaaaaacgacaacaacaacaacaccagcagTAATCTGAAGTCGAAAAAGGCACTGCTCAGGGCGGAAATTAAGGACACCAACGGAAACTTTGAGGAACAGTTCATGAGTCCTTTGGTACCGGCGATGAAACCCAGCTCTCCGGAAGGCGCGGCGTATTTCGAGGATAGTTCGTTGATTTCTCCGGAATCGACGTTCACGAGTGGTATCAATTTGGTGTTTGATGGTAATTTGGATGACTTTTCGCCGGATGAATGCAGTAGGGGCTTTGTGTTTGGTGAACATGAGGAGGACAACAAGAGGATGATTTTGAACAACAATCAGTACACGAACGGTTTGGTGGACACGATGGACCAGAACGGAACCAGCCAGATGAATGTGGACATTAAGAGTGAATCGTGCTTCGAGGAGGAATGCGAGCGGTTTTCCATGGATGATCCTTATCTGAACGAAGCCGTTTCAAAGAGGGACGACAATCCGTACTGTGGAAGCCATGGTGATCAGTATACCCGTGCCAGCCCAGTGAGCGTGAATTCGTTGAACGATGTAGCATACAATGGCATGTTTACGACGGTCAGCATAGCAAACGGAAACCCCACCCTAGCGAGCTTTAGCGAACTGTCGAGTACGGTTTCGCCCCATCTGTTACTATCCTCCGCCATCAACATCCACCAGCTGAACTCGCTCAATTCGGTTAGTCAGCTAACCGACAACCACCAACTGCAGCAATCCAGCCCGCTCAATAGCATTTCGTCCAACTGCCAATCTGCGTCCATGCAGGAAACCCTGATAGCGAGTAGCTGTCCAAACTCCCACATCAACAGCATCACCACGACGTCCAACTGCAACGGTATGGTCCTGAGTGACTGCACCACGAACGGTCTCATCAGCAGTTCAGCGATTGCCCTGAGCCAGCAGGCGCACATCAGCAACCAGCAGCTGGTCCAGATGGACCTGATCAACATGGTCCCGGAGGATCTGAACGACATCCGGATCGACGGACTGGAGACGGCTTCGTCGTCGAGCGGATCGCATCTGGAGTTCACCTACCCGACCGACGATTCCCGGCTGTTCGACCTCACCATGCCGTACGACCTGAACTAGGCTGGACTTGGTTCTACTGTATAGGTTTGGAGCCCTGCTGGGAGGTGCTTGGAGTTACCCAGCGCAGGGAAGATTGGAAGAGAGGAAAGGTACATCGATTtgagaaaaccaaaaaaataagtGCTTTATTGtgagagagagcgagagagagagaCAGATTAATCGAGAGTCAGAGTGGTAGCGAGCGGATGTTTGTTTTAATATTATAGGAGAGTAAGTTTTAAAGTGGGAGACAAATCGAAAAAAAagtaaattaaaaagtgttgtGATGAGGGCGAAATTGAAAAGTTTTTATTTCAGGTGGGAGCTGGACGAAGGATGGTTGAAAGCAAACACAAATGCGGTTTTTAATTAATTGAGAAGTTAGGTGTGGTGATAAAAAACAATCTGGAACATCGCGCGAAAATAGAACGAtatgaaggagctctggaggaacaACAAAAACTA
It contains:
- the LOC134283920 gene encoding uncharacterized protein DDB_G0271670-like; the protein is FFPQSAPSLIDTFLTTVPYLYLLPQTKKHSPGHIKRPMNPFMVWSQIERRKICEVTPDMHNAVISKNLGARWKALSEAERQPFIDEAERLRQLHTKEYPNYKYRPKKKQVKGSSKSSSGNSTGSSSASSSPVSSTSSRDSCASSTSSSSSSSSSSSSSSSSSSSGKPRPNRRSNGKVNKNDNNNNTSSNLKSKKALLRAEIKDTNGNFEEQFMSPLVPAMKPSSPEGAAYFEDSSLISPESTFTSGINLVFDGNLDDFSPDECSRGFVFGEHEEDNKRMILNNNQYTNGLVDTMDQNGTSQMNVDIKSESCFEEECERFSMDDPYLNEAVSKRDDNPYCGSHGDQYTRASPVSVNSLNDVAYNGMFTTVSIANGNPTLASFSELSSTVSPHLLLSSAINIHQLNSLNSVSQLTDNHQLQQSSPLNSISSNCQSASMQETLIASSCPNSHINSITTTSNCNGMVLSDCTTNGLISSSAIALSQQAHISNQQLVQMDLINMVPEDLNDIRIDGLETASSSSGSHLEFTYPTDDSRLFDLTMPYDLN